CCGCGTAGAGCACATCCGAAGTCAGTCCAAGGGCCTCGGCGGCGCGCTCCGCAAACTTCGAGTCTCGCCAAATGATCGCGGCCGCGGCCTCCGGCGATGCCACGGAGTAGATGGCGTGTTCCAGCATCAAGATGCGATCGCCAACGCCCATCGCCAGGGCGCCGCCGCTGCCGCCTTCGCCAACCACCGCGACGACAATGGGAGTCTCCAGTCGCGCCATGACGGCCATGCTCTCCGCGATGGCCCACGACTGGCCGCGCTCCTCATCCTCCAATGCCGGACCGGCCCCCGGCGTGTCGAGCAGGGTGATGACCGGGAGGCCAAACCGCGCGGCCAGCTTGAACAGGCGGATGGCCTTGCGGTAGCCCTCCGGGTGCGCCATGCCGAAGTTGCGCTCGACGTTCTGGCGCGTGTCTCGGCCCTTCTGATGTCCGACCACGACGACCCGCCGCCCTTGCAGCGAGCCCACGCCGCCAACCACGGCCATGTCGTCGCCGTGGCGCCGATCGCCGTGCAACTCGACGAAACCTTCAATCATGCGCTCGATGAAGTCGAGCGTGTGGGGCCGGTCGCGGTGGCGGGCCAGCTGCACGCGCTGCCAGGGCGTCAGTCGAGAAAACACGTCGGCGGTACGCGCCTCGAGCTCGAGCTGCATCAGCTCGAGCTGCCGCAGGACGTCCGACGCAGAGTCAACATCGCTGTCCGCCTCAAGCTCGGCGATGCGGCTGCGCAGCTGGTCGAGGTCGCGCTCGAAGTCCAGCACGGCCGACGCTCGCTACCCCAGCCGCGTGCGGGCCGCGTCAACAACCTCGGCGCGCCGTGACACCTGGGCGGGCGCCAACAGCTCAATGAGTCGGCCGATCGTGCGGCGCTGGTCCCGTCGAGGAACGACCGCGTCAATCATGCCGCGCCGAAGCACCCACTCGGCGGTGTGGTCGTCGGCCTGCGCCCGGCGACTCAGCGTCCCTTGCACGACCCGCGAGCCGGCGAAGCGAATCGTAGCGCCCGGCTCGCCGATGATGACGTCGGCAACTGCCGCAAAGCTGGCCGTCACGCCGGCCAGGGTGGGATCGGCCATCAGCGCGATGTAGGGCACCCCGGCGGCGGCCAGACGCGCGGCGGCGGCGGTGGTCTTGGCCATCTGCATCAAGGCAAACACACCCTCGTCCTGCCGGGCGCCGCCGGACGAGGTCACCATCACCAGCGGTATGCGCCGTTCTTGCGCAAGCTCGAAGAGCCGGGCGATGCGCTCGCCGGCGGCCCCGCCCATGCTGCCGGCGATAAAGCCAAACTCCATCACCCCCAGCGCCACCTCGTGGCCCTGGATGTGCCCCACGCCGCACACGACAGCCTCGGAGCGCCCGGTGGAGGCCTGGGCTTTGGCCACCCGGTCTGGATAGCGCCCGCTTGGCCGGGAGAAGTTGAGCGGATCGGACGTCAGCACATCCGCCGCCAGTTCCCGGAAGCTCCCGGCGTCGTCCAAGAGGAGATCAAGCCGCTGGCCGACCGTCAGGCGATCGTGATAGTTGCAGCGGATGCACACGTGCAGCCCCGCCTCGAACTCCGGGCGGTAGTGCATGGCGCCGCACTTGCGGCACGTGACCCAGAGATCGGCTGGAACGCCACCGCGCCGGCGTCCGGCAAGGAGATCACGCACGGGCATCACACAATCTGAAACGCGGGTCGCGGCAAAGAGTGATGGCCGCCTGCCCCCCGGAGTTAGACCGCGGAGTATATCAACAGGGTGTGGATAGATGGCGTCATGGCTCGAGCGGGCGATCAGGCGGCGGTCGCGCCGCCACCACCGCCCCCACCCAGGTCGCGCCGCGGCGCCTGAGCGCTCGGGCGGCGGCTTCGAGCGTCGCTCCCGTTGCCGCCACGTCGTCGACGAGAAGCACACGGGCGCCGCTCAGGTTGTGGAGACATGTGAACGCGCCGATCACGTTGCGCCAGCGCGCTTCACGCGTCAGCGACATCTGGGGAGCCGTGTCGCGGTGACGGATCAGATGCTGGTCCAGCACGGGCACGGCCAGGCATCGGGTCAATTGAGCCGCGATGAGCGCGCTTTGGTTGAAGCCGCGCTCCCGCTCGCGCGCGGGACCCAGCGGAATTGGAACGAGCGCGTCGATATCCGGCGGGCTGGACAGCGCTTCCGCCGCGACCCGTGCCAGCGCACCGGCGAGGTAGCGCTTGTTACGAAACTTCAGGCGCAGAATCGCATCCCGCACGGGCGACTCGTACGGATAGCGCACGAATACCTGGTTGATGCGCCGTTCCTGGTGACGGCATGCGGCGCACTGGTCGCCGTGATCCAGCCTCCGGTTGCATTGGCGGCAGCAGGGACGCGGCAGGGGTTCGAGCTGAGAAATGCAGATGGCGCAAATGCCGTCACCGAGCGCGCCACACCCGGCGCAGACCGGTGGGAAGATGATGTCCGCAAGGCCGCGCCCGAGAGACCGGGCCACCTCGCCAACTAGCTTCAGCGTCGAGGCGCCTGACCCGCCCCGGACGCGCCGCCGGCCCCAGTCACCCCTTTGGCGCGGGCGCCGGCTCGGCGTCGGCCCGTTGGATCTGGACGACGGCGGGTTCGCCGTCGACGACGCGCAACTCGAATTCCTTACCGGCGGCACTGCCGTCGACGACGTGCTCGGTCAGCGGCTCGTCGACATAGCGGCTCGCGAGTTGACGCAGGGGGCGCGCACCCTGGTTCCGGTCGGCAGCCGCACGGACAAAGAAGTCGAGGGCCTCGGACGTGACATGCAACTCCAGCCCGACCGCACGCGCGCGGAGGATTGCCGCCGATAGGAGCCGCCGCGCGATCTCGCGCAACTCCGCTTCACCGAGATCGTGATAGATCAGCAGTCGGTCGATGCGGTTGAGAAACTCCGCCGGGAGATGTCGCCGGGCGTGCTCACGCATGCGTGCCTCGAACGCCGCGCGCTCGCCGGCCTGCTGCGTCGGACCCGATCCGAAGCCAATCTTCGGCCCGCGCGACTCCTCCACGCCAAGGTTCGACGTCATCACGATGATGGTGTTGCGAAAGTCGACCGTGCGCCCGTTCGCGTCGGTGAGGACACCGTCCTCCATGATCTGCAGCATCATGTGCAGCGTCCGAGGATGTGCTTTCTCCACGTCGTCAAATAGCACCACGGAGAAGGGATTGCGGCGCACGGACTCGGTGAGCTCGCCGGCCTGATCGTGCCCCACATATCCGGGCGGCGACCCGACGAGACGGGACACCGCGTGCCACTCGCCAAACTCGCTCATGTCCACGCGCACGAGCTTGAGCTCGTCGCCGCTCACGAATTCAGCCGCGGCCTTGGCCGTCTCGGTCTTGCCGACGCCGGTGGGGCCAATCATGAGAAACGATCCGATGGGACGGCGCTCATCACGCATGCCCGCCACCGCGCGACGCAGTGAGCGGCCGAGCTCGTTGAGCGCCTCGTCCTGTCCCACGACGCGCTTCTGGAGCATCGACTCGATGGCCAGAAAGCGCTCGGCTTCGGCCTCGATGAGAGTAGGCGTGGGGACGCCGCTCCAGCGAGACACGACGCCAGCTATTTCGTGGATCCCGATCATGGGAGTATTCGCGCGCGCCTCGGCCTCCCAGGCACGGCGTTCGTCACGCAACTCCTCGCGCAGCTGCGCCTCCGCCGCCGCCAACTCGAGGACTTGCTCCGGCTGCCCGTCGACGCCGAGGTCGGCGCGTGTGGTCGCCAAGTCGTCAAGACGCTGCTCAAGTTGCCGCAGGCGCTCGGGGGCGGTGAGGCGGGCCACCTTGGCCTTGGCGGCGGCTTCATCGATCAGGTCGATCGCCTTGTCGGGCAATTGACGTTCAGTCAGGTAGCGCCGCGACATGCTCACGGAAGCCTCTAAGGCTTCGTCGCTGATCTGCACGCCGTGATATTGCTCATAGACGGGTCGCAGGCCCTCGACGATCGCGATGGCCGACTCCTCATCAGGCTCGCCGACGTCGACGGGCTGAAGCCGCCGGGTTAGGCTCTTGTCGTTGGAGATATGGCGGCGGTATTCGCGCCACGTGGTCGCGCCGATGAGCCGCAGCTCGCCGCGCGCGAGATGGCTCTTGAGCATGTTGGCCGCATCGAGCGAACCGGCGGCTCCGCCGGCCCCGACGACGGTGTGCAACTCATCGATGAACAGGATGACGTTGGGATCGGCGCGAGCCTCGGCAATCACGCCTTGCACGCGTTCCTCGAACTCGCCGCGATACTTGGTGCCGGCAATGGTCGCGGCCAAATCGAGCGCTATGATGCGTCCCTTGCGCAAGTCGGGCGGCACGTCGCCTTCCCGAATGCGCTGGGCCAGTCCTTCGACGATGGCCGTCTTGCCGACTCCCGCATCGCCCACGAGCACTGGATTGTTCTTGGTGCGTCGCACGAGGATTTCGATCATGCGGTCCATTTCGGACCGTCGACCGACCACCGGGTCGAGATCACCGCTGGCGGCGGCGCGCGTGACGTCGCGGCCATACTCGGCCAACGGGCTCTTGGCCCGACGGCGTCCGCGGCGACTGGCTCGCCGTCCGCCGCCACCGACGCGACCGGGGCGATAGGACGCCTCGATGCGCCGGCGAATCGAGCGAAAGTCGACGCCGGCCTGACGCAGGCTCTCGCCAGCCAAGCGGCCGTGGTGGGCCAGCACGCCCAAGAGCAAATGTTCGGTGCCAATGAACCGCACGCCCGTGCGCTCGGCTTCCAGCGCGGCGGCGCGCAGCGCATTGCGGCCGCCCGGACCCAGCGGTCGTCGGCCGGGGTCCTGGTCGTCCCCGGGACCCAAGGCCTCCACCACGGCCTCGCGCAGCTTGAGCACGTCGACCTGCGCTTCACGCAGGATGCGCGCCGCCGCGGTCTGCGGCGAGGCGAGAATCGCCAGCAGCAGATGATTGGCGCCCACGGTCGAATGCCCGAGGTTGGTCGCCTCGAGCTCCGCCTGGGCGAGAATCCGACGGCCCTTGGTCGTCAGGCGCCGCAGATACTCAACAGGTTCGTATTCGTCTCGGGTTGATTCCACGCCGCTAGCTCGTGAATGGCTGGGAGATGGTCTCCAGCAGGCTGTCGAGACCCTCTCCAATGCTATCGCCCAGGGTCGTCATCACAAGAACCAGCACGACCACGAATGCCACGGCGACCAGCGCGTAGCCGATAACGCTCTGCCCGCTCTGGCCGACGATGGAACCGCCATCGGGGCGATCGGTCGGGTTGTTGGAGTCGTCGTGCATGTGAGCCACCGCCTGAGTCCCTGGCGGATGCTAGGTAGCGCGCCGTCGGCGTGTCAACGCAGGCGAGCCGCGCCCAAGCACGCTGACGCCGCACGCTTGGCCCACCCGCGTCGCGGCGAGGCGACGACCATCGGGCCGATGGCAGCGGCAAATATCATGCGTTCCAAGTGACGCCGGGCAGTCGGTGACCGGTGCATCGCGGCTCGTGCGGCGGCGTTTGCAGCGACAAAATGCCGACAAATCAAGGGCTCGCCGTCAGCCCGTCCATCCTCGCCACCGGCACTCGTGTGCGGCACCGCCGTATAGCGCCCGGCAATGCCGATTTCAGCACCCAACCTGATAGAATTGGTCCCGGGAGAATTCAGCCGGTTTATGGCGTCCAAAGGAGTCCACCAGGCACGCATGGGGCTGACGCACTTCGACAGTGCCGGGGCTCCGCGCATGGTGGATGTCGGCGCAAAAGCGGCGACCGTGCGCGTGGCCGTGGCGGCGGCGCGAATCGCGATGCAACCCGAAACGCTGGCCATGATTCGCGCACAGTTGGACGGCCGCGACTCACCGCTGCCAAAGGGCGACGTCGTGGGCGTGGCGCGGGTGGCCGGGATCATGGCGGCCAAGCGCACCCCGGATCTCATCCCGCTCTGCCACCCGCTGCCGCTGAGCGGCATTGACCTGGCCATCGATCCCGCGGAGGACCCGCCGGGGCTGGCCATCGAGGCCACGGTGCGCACCACCGCCCGCACCGGGGTGGAGATGGAGGCCTTGACCGCCGTCTCCGTCGCGGCGCTGACCGTCTATGACATGTGCAAAGCCGTCGACCGCGCGATGACCGTGCACGACGTGCGCCTCATACGAAAGTCCGGTGGCGCGAGCGGCGACTTTCAGGCCGCCGACCAGCCGGAGAGGGAGGACTAGGTGACCGACGACCGCCTCATGCCGATCGAGCTCGCCGAGGAGATGGAAGCCTCGTACATCGACTACGCCATGAGCACCATCATGGCGCGCGCCATTCCCGACGTGCGCGACGGGCTCAAGCCGGTCCAGCGGCGGTTGTTGTATTCGATGGACGAACTGGGCGCGGCGCCCAACGCGGGGTTCCGCAAGGCGGCGCGCGTGGTGGGCGACACCATGGGGAAATACCATCCCCACGGCGACGGCGCGCTCTACGACACGCTGGTGCGCATGGCGCAGCCGTTTTCGCTGCGCTATCCACTCGTCGACGGGCAAGGCAACTTCGGCTCGGTGGACGGCGATCCGGCTGCCGCCATGCGGTACACCGAGACCCGGCTGACGGCGGTGTCGGCCCAGATGCTCGACGAAATCGATCGCGACACGGTGGACTTCGTCGAGAACTTCGACGGGACCGCCGAGATGCCGGAAGTCCTGCCGGCCGTCGTGCCGAATCTGCTGCTGAACGGCTCGACGGGCATTGCCGTCGGGATGGCCACGAGCATCCCGCCGCACAACCTGCGCGAAGTGGGACGAGCGATCCAGCACTTGCTGGACGAGCCCGACACGAGCCGCGACGACCTGATGAAGTTCGTGAAGGGGCCGGACTTCCCAACGGCGGCGATTATCGTCGGCGCCGACGACATCCAGGACACCTACCGGCAGGGCCGGGGCCGAGTGGTCGTGCGCGCCCGGGTCGCGATCGAGGAGGTCCGCGGCGAGCGCATGGCGCTGGTCGTCACCGAGCTTCCGTACATGGTCAACAAGGCCACGCTGATCGAGCGGATCGCGGGCCTGGTGCGGAACAGCACCATCGAGGGCATTTCAGACATCCGCGACGAGTCCGACCGTCACGGCATGCGGGCGGTGATCGAGCTGAAACGCGACGCCCGCCCCTCGGCGGTGCTCAACCAGCTCTACAAGCACACGTCGCTGCAATCCACCTTCAGCATCAACATGCTGGCCCTGGTCGACGGGCGGCCCGAGCAGCTGACGCTCAAGCGCATGATCGAGCTGTTCATCGAGCACCGGCGAGAGGTGATCCGCCGGCGGACGGAATTCGATCTCAAGAAGGCGCGCGTCCGGGAGCACCTGCTCGAGGGCTACGTCATCGCACTGGACAACATCGACGAGGTGATCGAGTGCATTCGCGCGGCCGCCGACACGGAGTCCGCTCGAAACGAGCTGATGAAGCGTTTCGGTCTCACGGAGACGCAGGCCAACGCGATTCTCGACATGCAGCTGCGCCGGCTGGTGCGACTGGAGCGCCAGCGCATTCTCGACGAGCTCGACGCCGTGCGGGCGGAGATTGCCGACCTGGAGGACATCCTGGCCGACGCCAACCGCGTGCGGGAGATCATTCGCACCGAGACCCGCGACGTGGTGGATCGCTTCGGCGACGAGCGCCGCACCGAGATCCTAGCCGGGGCGAGCGGCGACTTTTCGGATGCCGACCTCGTGGCCGACGAGGATTGCTTGGTCACGCTGTCGTCCAACGGTTATGTCAAGCGAGTGCAGGCGACCGCCTACCGCCGCCAGGGTCGCGGCGGTCGCGGGATCATCGGCTTCCGCAGCAAGGCGGGCGGGATCGTCGAACACTTCCTGATCACCAACTCGCACGACTACCTGCTGTTCTTCACCAACCGCGGCAAGGTCTACCGGCTGCGGACCTATGAGATCCCACAGCACGGGCGCGACGCGCAGGGCATCAACGTGATCAACCTGCTGCCCATTGAGCAGGGGGAAACGGCCACGGCCGTCCTGGCCATACCCAATTTCGAGGCGGGCGACTACCTGGTGTTCGGGACGCGCCGCGGCCAGGTCAAGCGCAGCGCGCTCACCCAGTTCGTCACCTTTCGAGTCAACGGCCTGCTGGCCATGAACGTAGCGCCCGATGACGAACTGGCCTGGGTGCGCCTGGTTACCGACGAAGACAGCGTGATGTTCTTTACGCGGAATGGCCAGGCCATCCGATTCCACCTCGAAAACGTGCGCGCGAGCGGCCGCACCAGCGGCGGTATGCGCGGCATAAGGCTGACCAACGACGACGAAGTCGTGGCCATGGACCTCGTCCGCGAAAACGCCTATGTGCTGCTGGTCACGCGAAACGGATTTGGCAAGAAGATGCCGGTATCGGACTTCAAACCCCAAGGCCGAGGCGGCCAAGGCCTACGCGCCATAGTCCTGAACGAGAAGCTTGGCCCCGTGGCCGACGCCCGCACGCTGCTCAGCCCCGACGAAGAGATCGTGCTGGTCTCGTCCGACGGACAGGTCATTCGCTGCGGACTCAAAGACGTACCCCGGCGGAGGCGCTACGCCGAGGGCGTGATCGTGATGCGCATGAAAGACAATGTCGAGCTGCTGCGCGTGGCCCGGCTGGCCGACGGCCGCGACGGGGACTCCGGCTAGCCGGCCAGACGTATCCCGCCCGTCACGCAGACAACGTCTGCACAGCTTTTGAGCCGGGAGGGAACGTTTCGTTTCCGCTGCGCGTAGTGTTTAAGGACTGTGTGAACGCCTATACACGACGGGAAGTCTCCATGCATCGGTTTCGAGCGGCATTCATCATTTTGATCGTCTTCACGCTTATGGCGTGCGGCGAGGCCGAGAGCGGAGCTGAATCGTTGGATGCCAGCGGTGCCCCAATGGTCGCGTTGGCAGCAATGCCCATGGCTGCGGAGTCCGAGGAGGCCATGGTCGTGCGCGAGGTGCCCGTCGAGGTCGAGGTCATCAAAGAGGTGCCGGTCGAGGTCGTGGTGGAGCGGATGGTGACGGCAGCGCCGGCGCCGGCAAGCGCGCCGGCCACAGCCGCGCCGCAGTCGCTCGACACCGGCGTGGTCGAGCGCCAGATCATCCGGACCGGCACGCTGAGCGTAGTCGTCGCCGAGCTTGCAGCCGCGGTGACCCAGGTCGAAGACATCGTGGCGGGCATCTCCGGAGCGTTTGTCGCCGCATCCAACATCCAGCAGGACGACCCGCGGCGCGTGAGCACCATCACCGTGCGCGTGCCCGTCGAGGCGTTTGACGCCACGCTGGCCGCGCTGCGCAACGTCGGCGCCGAAGTGATCGACGAGGACATTCAGAGCCAGGACGTCACGGCGCAGTACACCGACCTGACCGCTCGCTTGCGCAACGCCACGGCCGCGGAGCAGCAGCTGCGGGACATTCTGACCCGCGCGCAAACCGTGACGGACACCATCGAGGTGCAGCGCGAGCTGACTCAGGTCCGTGAGCGCATCGAGGTGCTCCAGGGCCAGCTCAACGTGCTGACCAACCAGAGCACGCTGGCCACGATCGTGCTGCGGCTGCATCCGGCGGCGGACCTGATCGTGACGCGCGAGGTCCCAAGCCATTTCCGAATGCATGACTCCACCAGCCTCAGCCTTTCGGTGTGGAACGAGGGCACGGTCGACCTCAAGCAGGTGGAGGTCGTTGATCGGCTGGACCCGGGCATGATCTTCCTGGCCGCGAGCGAGGGCGGCGTCTACAGCGCAGCCGCGCACACGGTGTCGTGGACAATCGACCGGCTCGGTCCCGGCGACGCGCGCTTCCTCAGCAGCGACGTCAGGCTCGAGAGCGAGGCGCTTGACATGCAGGCGCGCGCCGAAGTCTCGACGTCCAGCCCGGAGAGCGACGGCGCCAACAACCGCGCCGAGGCGACGCTGACGTTCCACGTGGACCTGTCCATCTTCAAGGACGGTCCGGCCGCCGTGCCCGTCGGGCGGGACGTGGTCTACACCCTGGAGTACCGCAACACCGGCAACACCGACGCCCGCAACGTGCGCCTCGAGGAGCGCCTGTCCGACGGCATGCAGTTCGTCCGGGCCGAGGGCGGCGGGCGATTCGACGACACGCGTAACGCGATCGTTTGGGAGTTTCCGCGGATTGCGCCGGGCTTGTCCGACCTCGTGACCTACGTGGCGCGGGTGGAGGCCGACTCGGGGCGCCTGCAGACCGACACGACGATCACGTCGGACGAGCCGGATCGCGCCGACGTGGACAACACGAGCACCACCTTCTTGACCGTGCTGCCGGAGGACGTGGCCGACCGCGATGTCTGGAACCCCGGATCGACGGCTCGCGAGAGCGTTGATCGGCTGGGACGCTTCGCCCAGTGGGCCGCCGACGCCGGACTCACGATCGCCATCATCGGCGGACCGATCCTGGTCGTGGTGGCGGTCCTGGTGGCCGGCGTGCGTGCGGTGCGGAGGCGTCGCGCGAGCTAGCTCGAGGCGCTGGTGTAGCGGCTGAGGCCGAAGCGCCAGAAGCGCGTGGCCGTCAGCACCGCGACGACGGCGATGACGGGCGCGACCCAAACCAGCCAGGATGGGTCGCGCCCGGTCACGGCCTGCGCCGGCACCGTGGTGACGAACGCCACCGGGAACACGAAGGTCAGCAACTGCCGCAGCCAGAACGGGTAAACCTCGATGGGATAGCGGCCGGTCTGGAAGAACAGGTTGAAGATCATGGTGACGTTGGCCACGCGCACGAACCAGAACACCAGCGTGGTCAACGCCAGCCAGATGGCGTAGACGATCGCGACACCGCAAGCCAGCAGCGCCACGAACAGCAGCACGCCCCAGCCGGACGCGCGCACGTCGAGGCCCGCCAGCGCCACGCCGAGGACAATGGCCCCGAGCACGATGTCGGAGACGTGCCAGACGGCAAAGCGCCGTGCGCTGGCCAGAAATAGCGCCGGCACGGGCTTCATCAGCACGTAGTCGAACGTGCCCTCGCGCACTTCCTCGACGACCCGGTTGAGGCTGGGCGACATGAACATCGCCACGAACCCGTTGACGAACACGAATATCCCCAGCAGCGACAGCGTCTGCCCCAGGGTCCATCCGCCCAGCGTCTCGGTGTGGCTGAAGATCACGGCCACGCCGCCGATGGCCGTTCCGAGATTGAGCACGCTGCGGATCACGTTGCCGAACAGGTCGCCGCGGTAGGCAAACTCCTCCTGCAGCGCCGAGCGAAAGTAGGCGCCGGCGATGCGGGCCAGACGCCCGATCACGCGCCCACCGCCCCATAGCGCTTCACGCCGGCTCGCCAGAGCACGACGAAGGCCGCGGCGGCGGCCACGGTCCATCCGGCCTGGATCGCCAGTCCCGTCACCAGCTCCGCGCCCTGCACCCGGCCCAGCGCCACCTCGATGGGGAAGCCGACCGTATAGCGCATGGGCAGCACCACGGCGGCCTGCTGCAATACGCCCGGAAGCACGGCGACCGGCGCGACCTGGCCGCCGAGCAGAAGGGTCAAGCTCATCCAGATGTCCCAGAACGACATCGAGCGCGTGGTCCAGAAGGCGAACATGGCAAAGCACGAGCCGATGAGGAACGAGATCGAAGCCGCCATGACCATGGACGGCAGGAAGAGTGCGATCCCGAGCCAATCCGGATCGAAGGCGGGGCGGAGAATCAGCGCCAGACCCACCCAGATGGGTACGAGAAACATCAGGTTCACGGCCTTGTAGGCAATGTTGAGCGCCCCGGCGCGCCAGAACGGATGCAGCGGGCGCAGCAGGTGCGGGGAAAGCCGGCCGGTCTGGATGCTCGGCGCCATGGTGTAGACCTCGATGGCCAGGGTGAGGTGCGACACGGCCATGAACACCAGGTAGTAAAGGACGAAGTCGTCGCGGTCGTAGCCGGCAATGTCGCCGCCGCCGACAACGGTGGACCAGATGACCAGGTAGATGATGGGGTTGACCACCTGCCAGAGGCCGTAGAGGAACATCTCGATGCGGTACTGGAACAGGTCCGCCAACTCCGCTCGCAGCAGCGACGCGAAGCCCGCCAACGTGCGTGAGCGAATCACGACTCCCGCCGGTGGAAGACCTGGTCGATGACGTATTCCAGCGGCGGGTCCTCGACGCTCAGATCGGCCACCGGCAACTCCGCCAGCATGCGGGCCGTCACCGAGGCTGCCTTTGCCTTGTCGGTGCGCACGCTGACCTGCACGTCGTCGGCCGAAACGACCTCGCCGTAGGCCGACACATCCGCACGATTGACGGGGCGCTCCAGGTGCAGCGTGATGGTCTTGTGCGGGGCGTAGCGGTCGATCAGACCGGAGAGCGGGCCGTCGTAGAGCAGCTTTCCGTGGTCGATCACCACCACGC
Above is a window of Chloroflexota bacterium DNA encoding:
- the gyrA gene encoding DNA gyrase subunit A encodes the protein MTDDRLMPIELAEEMEASYIDYAMSTIMARAIPDVRDGLKPVQRRLLYSMDELGAAPNAGFRKAARVVGDTMGKYHPHGDGALYDTLVRMAQPFSLRYPLVDGQGNFGSVDGDPAAAMRYTETRLTAVSAQMLDEIDRDTVDFVENFDGTAEMPEVLPAVVPNLLLNGSTGIAVGMATSIPPHNLREVGRAIQHLLDEPDTSRDDLMKFVKGPDFPTAAIIVGADDIQDTYRQGRGRVVVRARVAIEEVRGERMALVVTELPYMVNKATLIERIAGLVRNSTIEGISDIRDESDRHGMRAVIELKRDARPSAVLNQLYKHTSLQSTFSINMLALVDGRPEQLTLKRMIELFIEHRREVIRRRTEFDLKKARVREHLLEGYVIALDNIDEVIECIRAAADTESARNELMKRFGLTETQANAILDMQLRRLVRLERQRILDELDAVRAEIADLEDILADANRVREIIRTETRDVVDRFGDERRTEILAGASGDFSDADLVADEDCLVTLSSNGYVKRVQATAYRRQGRGGRGIIGFRSKAGGIVEHFLITNSHDYLLFFTNRGKVYRLRTYEIPQHGRDAQGINVINLLPIEQGETATAVLAIPNFEAGDYLVFGTRRGQVKRSALTQFVTFRVNGLLAMNVAPDDELAWVRLVTDEDSVMFFTRNGQAIRFHLENVRASGRTSGGMRGIRLTNDDEVVAMDLVRENAYVLLVTRNGFGKKMPVSDFKPQGRGGQGLRAIVLNEKLGPVADARTLLSPDEEIVLVSSDGQVIRCGLKDVPRRRRYAEGVIVMRMKDNVELLRVARLADGRDGDSG
- a CDS encoding acetyl-CoA carboxylase carboxyltransferase subunit alpha, coding for MLDFERDLDQLRSRIAELEADSDVDSASDVLRQLELMQLELEARTADVFSRLTPWQRVQLARHRDRPHTLDFIERMIEGFVELHGDRRHGDDMAVVGGVGSLQGRRVVVVGHQKGRDTRQNVERNFGMAHPEGYRKAIRLFKLAARFGLPVITLLDTPGAGPALEDEERGQSWAIAESMAVMARLETPIVVAVVGEGGSGGALAMGVGDRILMLEHAIYSVASPEAAAAIIWRDSKFAERAAEALGLTSDVLYAADLIDRIVPEPSGGAHRDYDATAENLKAALVEALDELQAMAPADLVAARYAKFRAMSAHVESTPDVAAVDGASVVSENRHGL
- the moaC gene encoding cyclic pyranopterin monophosphate synthase MoaC, whose amino-acid sequence is MGLTHFDSAGAPRMVDVGAKAATVRVAVAAARIAMQPETLAMIRAQLDGRDSPLPKGDVVGVARVAGIMAAKRTPDLIPLCHPLPLSGIDLAIDPAEDPPGLAIEATVRTTARTGVEMEALTAVSVAALTVYDMCKAVDRAMTVHDVRLIRKSGGASGDFQAADQPERED
- a CDS encoding DUF4349 domain-containing protein; this encodes MHRFRAAFIILIVFTLMACGEAESGAESLDASGAPMVALAAMPMAAESEEAMVVREVPVEVEVIKEVPVEVVVERMVTAAPAPASAPATAAPQSLDTGVVERQIIRTGTLSVVVAELAAAVTQVEDIVAGISGAFVAASNIQQDDPRRVSTITVRVPVEAFDATLAALRNVGAEVIDEDIQSQDVTAQYTDLTARLRNATAAEQQLRDILTRAQTVTDTIEVQRELTQVRERIEVLQGQLNVLTNQSTLATIVLRLHPAADLIVTREVPSHFRMHDSTSLSLSVWNEGTVDLKQVEVVDRLDPGMIFLAASEGGVYSAAAHTVSWTIDRLGPGDARFLSSDVRLESEALDMQARAEVSTSSPESDGANNRAEATLTFHVDLSIFKDGPAAVPVGRDVVYTLEYRNTGNTDARNVRLEERLSDGMQFVRAEGGGRFDDTRNAIVWEFPRIAPGLSDLVTYVARVEADSGRLQTDTTITSDEPDRADVDNTSTTFLTVLPEDVADRDVWNPGSTARESVDRLGRFAQWAADAGLTIAIIGGPILVVVAVLVAGVRAVRRRRAS
- a CDS encoding ABC-2 family transporter protein, which codes for MIRSRTLAGFASLLRAELADLFQYRIEMFLYGLWQVVNPIIYLVIWSTVVGGGDIAGYDRDDFVLYYLVFMAVSHLTLAIEVYTMAPSIQTGRLSPHLLRPLHPFWRAGALNIAYKAVNLMFLVPIWVGLALILRPAFDPDWLGIALFLPSMVMAASISFLIGSCFAMFAFWTTRSMSFWDIWMSLTLLLGGQVAPVAVLPGVLQQAAVVLPMRYTVGFPIEVALGRVQGAELVTGLAIQAGWTVAAAAAFVVLWRAGVKRYGAVGA
- a CDS encoding phosphoribosyltransferase family protein, whose protein sequence is MRDAILRLKFRNKRYLAGALARVAAEALSSPPDIDALVPIPLGPARERERGFNQSALIAAQLTRCLAVPVLDQHLIRHRDTAPQMSLTREARWRNVIGAFTCLHNLSGARVLLVDDVAATGATLEAAARALRRRGATWVGAVVAARPPPDRPLEP
- a CDS encoding acetyl-CoA carboxylase carboxyltransferase subunit beta codes for the protein MRDLLAGRRRGGVPADLWVTCRKCGAMHYRPEFEAGLHVCIRCNYHDRLTVGQRLDLLLDDAGSFRELAADVLTSDPLNFSRPSGRYPDRVAKAQASTGRSEAVVCGVGHIQGHEVALGVMEFGFIAGSMGGAAGERIARLFELAQERRIPLVMVTSSGGARQDEGVFALMQMAKTTAAAARLAAAGVPYIALMADPTLAGVTASFAAVADVIIGEPGATIRFAGSRVVQGTLSRRAQADDHTAEWVLRRGMIDAVVPRRDQRRTIGRLIELLAPAQVSRRAEVVDAARTRLG
- a CDS encoding ABC-2 family transporter protein — encoded protein: MIGRLARIAGAYFRSALQEEFAYRGDLFGNVIRSVLNLGTAIGGVAVIFSHTETLGGWTLGQTLSLLGIFVFVNGFVAMFMSPSLNRVVEEVREGTFDYVLMKPVPALFLASARRFAVWHVSDIVLGAIVLGVALAGLDVRASGWGVLLFVALLACGVAIVYAIWLALTTLVFWFVRVANVTMIFNLFFQTGRYPIEVYPFWLRQLLTFVFPVAFVTTVPAQAVTGRDPSWLVWVAPVIAVVAVLTATRFWRFGLSRYTSASS